One genomic segment of Ignavibacteriales bacterium includes these proteins:
- a CDS encoding DUF1846 domain-containing protein: MSQAIGFDNEKYLAQQSQAILERVHRFDNKLYLEFGGKLMYDYHASRVLPGYDPNVKMRLLQKLGDQSEVILCIYAGDIERKKIRADFGITYDVDAMKLIDDLREWDVNVTAVVITRYDNQPSATLFKNKLERRGIRIYTHKATKGYPIDVDTIVSDEGYGANPYIETTKPIVIVSGPGPGSGKLATCLSQFYHEYRRGVHAGYAKFETFPIWNLPLKHPVNAAYEAATADLRDFNMIDSFHLEAYNKKSINYNRDMEAFPLLKRIIEKITNAPSFYKSPTDMGVNCAGFGIVNDSVVQSAAIQEVIRRYFRYACEYAIGFTDKETVQRVELLLDELNVKPENRNVVNDARQVAATAEQRGKGNNGMFCGAAIEMPDGSIVTGTNSTLMHAASALVLNAVKQLAVFPDSIHLLPPDIIQSLTHFKKDVLRGKMVSLDLEETLIALSISSTVNPAAKTAIEKLKELRGCEVHMTHIPTPGDEAGFRKLGVNLTSDADFSTKRLFVS, translated from the coding sequence ATGTCTCAGGCCATAGGTTTTGATAATGAGAAATATCTTGCTCAACAAAGTCAAGCGATCTTAGAACGCGTCCATAGGTTCGATAACAAGCTGTATCTGGAATTTGGCGGTAAGTTGATGTACGATTACCATGCCTCGCGTGTTTTGCCCGGATATGACCCGAATGTAAAGATGCGCCTTCTCCAAAAGTTAGGCGACCAGTCTGAAGTGATCCTGTGTATTTATGCCGGAGATATTGAACGAAAAAAGATTCGCGCCGATTTCGGAATAACTTATGATGTTGATGCGATGAAACTAATTGATGATTTGCGTGAATGGGACGTGAACGTCACTGCTGTTGTCATTACGAGGTACGACAACCAACCATCGGCAACATTATTCAAAAACAAACTAGAACGCCGCGGCATCCGAATCTATACTCATAAAGCTACAAAAGGATATCCCATAGATGTCGATACAATAGTCAGCGATGAGGGATATGGTGCTAATCCCTACATAGAAACGACAAAACCAATTGTCATTGTGAGCGGACCAGGACCGGGAAGCGGCAAGTTAGCGACCTGCCTTTCGCAATTTTACCATGAATACCGCCGTGGTGTACACGCAGGATATGCAAAGTTTGAAACTTTTCCAATATGGAATCTTCCATTAAAGCATCCGGTGAACGCCGCGTATGAAGCCGCTACCGCTGACCTTCGAGATTTCAACATGATCGATTCTTTTCATCTTGAAGCATACAACAAGAAATCGATCAACTATAATCGTGATATGGAGGCATTTCCGCTGTTGAAACGCATTATCGAAAAGATTACAAATGCGCCTTCGTTCTATAAATCGCCAACCGATATGGGAGTAAATTGTGCAGGATTTGGTATTGTGAATGACAGCGTTGTTCAATCAGCGGCAATACAGGAAGTCATTCGCCGTTACTTTAGGTATGCGTGTGAGTATGCAATCGGTTTTACAGATAAAGAAACAGTTCAGCGTGTCGAACTTTTATTAGATGAATTGAATGTGAAACCCGAAAATCGAAATGTCGTCAATGATGCCCGGCAAGTTGCCGCTACTGCAGAACAGCGCGGCAAAGGTAATAACGGTATGTTCTGCGGTGCTGCAATAGAAATGCCGGACGGTTCTATTGTTACCGGCACAAATTCGACTCTTATGCATGCAGCCTCCGCTCTCGTGCTGAATGCAGTAAAACAGCTTGCTGTATTTCCAGATTCTATTCACCTGCTTCCACCGGACATCATTCAATCACTAACACATTTTAAAAAGGATGTGCTACGAGGAAAAATGGTGAGTTTAGATTTGGAAGAAACGCTCATCGCGCTCAGCATTAGCTCCACGGTCAATCCAGCCGCTAAAACTGCAATTGAAAAACTGAAGGAACTCCGGGGCTGCGAAGTTCACATGACACATATACCAACTCCCGGTGACGAAGCAGGATTTCGAAAGCTTGGCGTGAATCTGACAAGCGACGCGGATTTTTCAACGAAAAGATTATTTGTGAGTTAA
- a CDS encoding thioredoxin family protein, which translates to MKRKYIIRKTVFFLIMPMLVMDYSMLGQTIKPDSAQIILKAAVTDAQSSNRNVFLIFHATWCKWCKRLEAALNDPEIKTLIDKNYVVVMLDVQERGDKIQTHENPGGQKLLSDFGGNNAGLPFVVFLNRKGKMIANSNVMPKKQNIGYPGSKEEIATFTKLLKKTAPHLIGKQGDVIQKYFELHAPK; encoded by the coding sequence ATGAAACGAAAATATATTATACGAAAAACTGTTTTCTTTCTCATCATGCCCATGCTTGTTATGGATTATTCCATGCTTGGGCAAACCATCAAACCGGATTCGGCGCAAATCATTCTTAAAGCCGCTGTGACCGATGCACAATCATCCAACAGGAACGTGTTTCTCATCTTCCACGCTACATGGTGCAAGTGGTGTAAACGATTAGAGGCAGCATTAAATGATCCGGAAATCAAGACACTGATCGACAAAAATTATGTCGTCGTCATGCTGGACGTGCAGGAACGTGGCGATAAGATTCAAACTCATGAGAACCCAGGCGGTCAGAAGTTATTATCCGATTTCGGAGGAAACAATGCCGGACTTCCTTTTGTTGTATTTCTCAATAGAAAAGGTAAGATGATCGCCAACTCCAATGTCATGCCCAAAAAACAGAATATTGGATATCCTGGATCAAAAGAAGAAATTGCTACGTTTACGAAACTTCTTAAGAAGACAGCGCCGCATTTGATAGGCAAACAAGGCGATGTCATACAAAAATATTTCGAGTTACATGCACCGAAATAA
- the ygiD gene encoding 4,5-DOPA dioxygenase extradiol has translation MSDYKTPVLFIGHGSPMNIIYKNEYTKSLTKLGISLIKPDAILVISAHWLTKGTFVCSADTPKQIYDFYGFPDELYGVKYHPPGARAVAESITQKLKSDNIQLDAEWGIDHASWAVLTHMYPKADIPIFEMSLDVTKNEREHYALGKKLSFLRRKNVLILGSGNIVHNLRQIDFDENAKPFPWAIEFDEYIKDALVRKDHEQLVRYKELSPVSRLAVPTNDHYLPLLYSAALQEEDEQVEFVHEGIQNGSMSMRCFKIQ, from the coding sequence ATGTCTGATTACAAAACTCCTGTTCTCTTCATTGGTCATGGTTCACCAATGAACATTATCTATAAAAACGAATATACGAAATCTCTCACGAAATTGGGGATTTCTCTTATAAAGCCTGATGCTATACTTGTCATATCTGCACATTGGCTTACCAAAGGAACATTCGTCTGTTCTGCAGATACACCGAAACAAATCTATGATTTTTACGGCTTCCCTGATGAACTCTACGGTGTCAAGTACCATCCTCCCGGAGCGCGAGCAGTTGCCGAGTCCATCACTCAAAAATTAAAGTCCGACAACATCCAATTGGATGCAGAATGGGGAATCGACCATGCCTCATGGGCTGTGCTTACGCATATGTATCCCAAGGCAGACATTCCAATCTTTGAAATGAGTTTAGATGTAACGAAGAATGAAAGAGAACATTACGCTTTGGGTAAAAAGCTTTCATTTCTTCGGAGAAAGAATGTTCTCATTTTGGGCAGCGGAAATATCGTCCATAATCTTCGTCAGATCGATTTCGATGAGAATGCCAAGCCATTCCCGTGGGCAATCGAGTTCGATGAATATATCAAAGACGCACTTGTTCGAAAAGACCATGAGCAATTGGTTCGCTACAAAGAATTGAGTCCTGTCAGCCGACTTGCCGTGCCGACGAACGATCATTATCTGCCGCTCCTCTACAGTGCTGCTCTGCAAGAAGAGGATGAACAGGTTGAATTTGTTCACGAAGGCATCCAAAACGGATCGATGTCGATGAGATGCTTTAAGATTCAATAA
- a CDS encoding DHCW motif cupin fold protein: protein MIIKNIPFETTDWSGVKSERHEGKTGYALWKVRQCGDIRVRVVEYSANYKADHWCAKGHILYCLEGEMTTNLKDGRVVELRKGMSYQVEDENYPHSSYTKNGAVLFIVD, encoded by the coding sequence GTGATCATCAAAAACATTCCATTTGAAACAACCGATTGGTCAGGAGTAAAATCCGAGCGGCACGAAGGCAAAACAGGGTATGCACTTTGGAAGGTGCGCCAGTGCGGTGATATCCGCGTGCGCGTTGTGGAATACTCCGCGAACTACAAAGCCGATCATTGGTGCGCAAAAGGACACATTTTGTACTGTCTTGAAGGTGAAATGACTACGAACTTGAAAGACGGTCGAGTAGTCGAATTACGTAAAGGCATGTCGTATCAAGTTGAAGATGAAAATTATCCGCATAGCTCATACACAAAGAACGGTGCGGTGTTATTCATTGTAGATTGA
- a CDS encoding insulinase family protein — protein sequence MKIIIKVLFIIIGMSIVFVFLFQAQQTFKLEQVLTPDPKILVGKLDNGLTYYIRENHKPEKRAELRLAVKAGSILEDDDQQGLAHFDEHMAFNGTKNFPKQDLINFLEKSGVRFGPELNAYTSFDETVYMLQVPTDSPEVMKKGFQILEEWGHDVSYDDTEIDKERGVVIEEWRLRRGAEERVSMKHLPTELYKSHYADRITIGKKEILESCPHDALRKFYRDWYRPDLMAVLAVGDFNKVEIEKLIKEHFSHLKNPEKERERIQYPVPDNKETLVSIATDAELTRASVDVLFKRDTSSQSTAADYRKEIISNLSSSMLNARYRELLQKPNPPFIYAYNYDGRFIGPKQAFYFAAGVKENSILDGLEAMLTEAFRVKQHGFTATELERQKTQSLRGIEKAYKERDKTESRPFIDEYIRNFLQHEPIPGIEVELALYKQFLPGITLEEVNKQTQERMTESNRVITVSAPQKDSVKIPTEAEVLSLMNEVSAEQLTPYVDKVNTEPLVDHLPTPGKVVEEKNISSLGVIEWKLSNGARVVLKPTDFKNDEILFSAYSNGGTSLVDDKNSLSAEFTSVIVGRSSGVGTFDPIALQKKLSGKIVSVYPTISTLAEGFGGSASPQDIETLFQLVYLYGTSPRKDSTAFLSLITRYKASLQNRSVSPEAAFADTLQVTLTNYHPRMRPLTTPLLEEVNLDRAFSFYKDRFADFSDFIFFFVGSFKVDSIKPLVEQYLAALPSLNRKEMWKDLNIEPPRGVISKQVKKGIEPKSSVNLTFTGPFEWSQQNRYDFNSMLEALNIKLREVLREDKGGTYGVGAGGSPSLYPRQEYNISVRWGCNPERVDELVKVALQQIDSAKLKPFDPLYIEKVRETQRRGYEVNLKQNGFWLNNLYSYYANNENPEMILNYPKLVENLNAAAIQNAAKKYFDMNNYVKVVLYPEKK from the coding sequence ATGAAAATAATCATAAAGGTTTTATTTATCATAATCGGAATGTCAATCGTTTTCGTCTTCCTATTTCAAGCACAGCAAACGTTCAAACTGGAGCAAGTTCTTACACCTGATCCGAAAATTCTCGTCGGGAAATTGGATAATGGACTTACGTATTACATCCGTGAGAACCACAAACCAGAGAAACGCGCAGAGCTTCGACTCGCCGTCAAAGCCGGTTCGATTCTCGAAGACGACGACCAGCAAGGACTGGCGCACTTTGATGAACATATGGCATTCAACGGCACAAAGAATTTTCCAAAACAAGACTTGATCAACTTCCTGGAAAAATCCGGTGTTCGATTCGGTCCGGAGTTAAATGCCTATACCAGCTTCGACGAAACGGTCTACATGCTGCAAGTCCCAACCGACTCGCCTGAAGTTATGAAGAAAGGATTTCAGATCCTTGAAGAATGGGGACATGATGTCTCGTATGATGACACTGAAATTGATAAAGAACGTGGCGTTGTGATTGAGGAATGGCGATTGCGCCGGGGTGCGGAAGAACGTGTATCGATGAAGCATCTTCCTACAGAGCTTTACAAATCGCATTACGCCGACCGCATTACTATTGGGAAAAAGGAGATTCTCGAATCTTGTCCGCACGATGCCCTCCGTAAGTTTTATCGGGATTGGTACCGACCCGATCTGATGGCAGTCCTTGCTGTCGGTGATTTCAACAAAGTAGAAATCGAAAAACTCATCAAGGAACATTTTTCACATTTAAAAAATCCCGAGAAAGAACGAGAGCGCATTCAATATCCTGTGCCGGATAATAAAGAAACATTAGTATCTATCGCTACTGATGCGGAACTTACCAGAGCTTCCGTTGATGTGCTATTTAAACGCGATACAAGCAGCCAAAGCACAGCCGCGGACTACAGAAAGGAAATAATCAGCAACCTTTCCAGCTCAATGTTAAATGCACGATATCGGGAACTGCTCCAGAAACCGAATCCGCCATTCATCTATGCCTACAACTACGATGGAAGGTTTATCGGTCCAAAACAAGCATTCTACTTCGCTGCAGGTGTCAAAGAGAACTCCATCCTTGATGGACTTGAAGCGATGCTCACTGAAGCTTTTCGTGTGAAGCAGCACGGGTTCACTGCAACTGAACTTGAGCGGCAGAAGACACAATCGTTACGCGGCATAGAAAAGGCTTATAAAGAACGGGATAAAACCGAATCTCGGCCGTTCATTGATGAATATATTAGAAACTTCCTCCAGCATGAACCAATCCCAGGCATCGAAGTTGAGCTTGCCTTATACAAACAATTTCTTCCCGGCATAACCCTTGAGGAAGTCAATAAACAAACACAGGAGAGGATGACTGAGAGTAACCGCGTTATCACTGTTTCTGCACCTCAAAAGGACAGTGTAAAAATTCCCACGGAAGCCGAAGTGTTATCTCTCATGAACGAAGTAAGTGCAGAGCAACTCACTCCATACGTTGATAAGGTCAACACGGAACCGTTGGTCGACCATCTTCCCACACCGGGAAAAGTCGTGGAAGAAAAAAATATTTCTTCGCTCGGTGTCATAGAATGGAAACTCTCAAACGGTGCGCGCGTCGTCCTTAAACCCACCGATTTCAAGAATGATGAGATTCTGTTTTCCGCGTACAGTAATGGCGGTACATCGTTAGTAGATGATAAGAACTCCCTCTCCGCTGAATTTACATCGGTCATTGTCGGACGATCCTCAGGTGTTGGTACGTTCGATCCTATCGCGTTGCAAAAAAAACTTTCAGGTAAAATAGTGTCCGTTTATCCCACCATCTCCACACTCGCTGAAGGATTCGGCGGCAGTGCATCACCTCAAGATATCGAAACACTTTTTCAACTCGTGTACCTCTATGGAACTTCTCCGCGCAAAGACTCGACTGCATTTTTATCCTTGATTACGCGATATAAGGCATCGCTGCAAAATCGCAGCGTGAGTCCTGAAGCGGCATTTGCAGATACATTGCAAGTCACATTAACCAATTATCATCCACGCATGCGCCCATTGACAACTCCATTATTGGAGGAAGTGAATCTGGACAGGGCTTTTTCCTTTTACAAAGACAGGTTTGCTGATTTCAGCGATTTCATCTTCTTCTTTGTCGGTAGCTTTAAGGTTGATTCTATAAAACCGCTTGTTGAGCAATATCTTGCCGCACTGCCTTCTCTTAACCGAAAAGAAATGTGGAAAGATCTTAACATCGAACCGCCAAGAGGAGTCATCAGTAAACAGGTAAAGAAGGGTATTGAACCGAAAAGCTCTGTCAATCTTACATTCACCGGGCCATTTGAATGGTCTCAGCAAAACAGATATGATTTCAATTCAATGCTCGAAGCGCTCAATATAAAATTGCGGGAGGTACTTCGAGAAGACAAAGGCGGAACCTACGGTGTTGGCGCAGGCGGTTCTCCTTCGCTCTACCCACGACAGGAATACAACATTTCTGTGCGATGGGGCTGCAATCCCGAACGCGTTGACGAATTAGTGAAGGTCGCTTTGCAGCAAATCGACAGCGCAAAACTTAAACCGTTTGATCCATTGTATATAGAAAAAGTGCGCGAAACCCAGCGGCGCGGGTATGAAGTAAATCTGAAACAAAACGGATTCTGGCTGAACAATCTCTACTCGTATTATGCGAACAACGAAAATCCGGAGATGATCCTGAATTATCCAAAGCTTGTGGAGAATTTAAATGCTGCCGCAATTCAGAATGCTGCGAAGAAATATTTTGATATGAATAATTATGTGAAGGTAGTGCTGTATCCGGAAAAGAAGTAA
- a CDS encoding glutamate-5-semialdehyde dehydrogenase, which produces MLEVNIIKKARSVKEASGILYNCTTAKKNSLLNAINHRLLSEASVILNANKKDLKNAKQTGLPKVLLDRLTLTEQRIKHMMDGVKDVIKLPDPVGRVLEKTKRPNGLLIEKMRVPLGAIGIIYEARPNVTIDASVLCLKSGNAVLLRGGSEAIHTNKKLVDIIKKALHDVHLPTGCVEFIDTTDRKAVMTMLKQEEYLDVIIPRGSQKLISFIQENSVVPVIAHGEGNCHIYVDSFADLAKAEAIVFNAKVQRPSVCNAAEKLLVHEKIAEKFLPRVVNRLRQAGVEIRGDKKTLSIINNTVLARDAEWYREYLDLIIAIKVVKSLDEAICHINHFGSHHSDAIVTSKKTNGERFLREIDSAAVYVNASTRFTDGYEFGLGAEIGISTQKLHARGPMGLVELTSTKFVVHGKGQIRK; this is translated from the coding sequence GTGTTAGAAGTCAATATTATCAAGAAGGCGCGGTCTGTCAAAGAAGCAAGCGGAATTCTTTATAACTGCACGACCGCGAAAAAAAATTCTTTGCTCAACGCGATCAACCATCGTCTTCTTAGTGAAGCCTCGGTAATTCTTAATGCCAACAAAAAAGATTTGAAGAATGCGAAACAAACCGGATTGCCAAAAGTATTACTTGACAGATTGACTCTCACTGAACAGCGTATCAAACACATGATGGACGGTGTGAAGGATGTTATCAAACTTCCTGATCCTGTTGGGAGAGTTCTTGAGAAGACAAAACGGCCAAACGGTCTTCTTATTGAAAAGATGAGAGTGCCACTCGGCGCTATTGGTATTATTTATGAAGCGAGGCCGAATGTGACAATCGATGCTTCTGTCCTGTGTTTGAAATCCGGGAACGCTGTGCTGCTGCGGGGTGGATCGGAAGCGATACATACGAACAAGAAACTCGTAGATATCATTAAAAAGGCATTGCACGATGTACACCTGCCCACCGGGTGTGTAGAGTTTATCGATACGACAGACAGAAAAGCAGTGATGACTATGTTGAAGCAGGAGGAATATCTTGATGTGATCATTCCGCGCGGGAGTCAAAAGCTGATCAGCTTTATTCAGGAGAATTCCGTTGTGCCTGTCATCGCACACGGAGAAGGCAACTGCCATATCTATGTTGACAGTTTTGCTGACCTTGCAAAAGCAGAGGCGATTGTTTTTAACGCAAAAGTACAAAGACCATCGGTCTGTAATGCGGCGGAGAAGCTGCTCGTGCATGAGAAAATAGCGGAAAAATTCTTACCGCGCGTTGTGAACAGGCTGAGGCAAGCCGGAGTTGAAATTCGCGGTGATAAAAAAACGTTATCGATTATCAACAATACGGTACTCGCTCGGGATGCTGAATGGTACAGAGAGTATTTAGATCTCATTATCGCTATTAAAGTAGTGAAGAGTTTAGATGAAGCCATTTGTCATATCAATCATTTCGGTTCCCACCATTCCGATGCGATTGTTACCAGCAAGAAGACAAACGGCGAAAGATTTCTGCGGGAAATAGATTCAGCCGCAGTATATGTAAACGCCTCAACGCGGTTTACTGATGGTTATGAATTTGGTCTTGGCGCTGAAATCGGCATCAGCACTCAAAAACTTCACGCACGAGGACCGATGGGACTTGTGGAACTGACAAGTACTAAGTTCGTCGTTCATGGAAAAGGACAGATTAGAAAATAA
- the proB gene encoding glutamate 5-kinase yields the protein MHRLKSILRTQNTVVIKIGTNLLADKVKGINLDRINGIAQSVARLNAMGNHIAIVSSGAIGAGVAALKLKERPKTIPEKQATAAIGQPLLMEAYENAFRKQDCTIAQILLTKDDFVNRARYLNAKNTFPILFEQGVVPIINENDTVAVEEIKLGDNDNLSAMVANLIEADLLIILSDIDGLFSDDPTKNREAELIPVVEKITPQIEKLAKSSKTELSTGGMITKIQAAKRCVSAGIAMIIANGKNPGVLEEIFSGIFKGTLFLPAENKLNMRKKWIGFVSSAKGYVRVDDGAKLALLKKQKSLLPSGIVEVHGEFKANETISILDINSKVIAKGVTGFSSTDLGKIKGKKTGEIEKILNRKSHDEVIHRDNLVLIGESSC from the coding sequence ATGCATCGCCTTAAATCCATACTTCGTACACAAAACACGGTTGTGATCAAGATTGGCACAAACCTGCTTGCTGACAAAGTGAAGGGGATCAATCTCGATCGGATTAACGGGATTGCTCAAAGCGTTGCCCGTTTGAATGCCATGGGAAACCATATTGCAATCGTCAGCTCTGGAGCAATCGGTGCAGGCGTAGCCGCACTCAAGTTAAAAGAACGTCCCAAAACGATTCCAGAAAAACAAGCAACGGCAGCTATTGGTCAGCCGCTGTTGATGGAGGCGTACGAAAATGCCTTCAGAAAACAGGATTGCACAATTGCTCAAATCCTGCTCACCAAAGATGACTTTGTGAATCGGGCACGGTATCTCAATGCAAAGAACACTTTTCCTATACTGTTTGAGCAAGGCGTTGTTCCGATTATCAACGAAAATGATACGGTTGCTGTAGAAGAAATTAAGCTCGGCGATAACGATAATCTTTCTGCAATGGTCGCAAATCTTATTGAGGCGGACCTGCTTATCATTCTGAGTGACATTGACGGACTTTTCTCGGATGACCCAACGAAGAACCGCGAAGCCGAACTGATTCCTGTCGTAGAAAAAATTACGCCGCAAATTGAAAAACTTGCAAAGAGCAGCAAAACCGAATTAAGTACCGGCGGAATGATTACAAAAATTCAGGCAGCAAAGCGATGTGTCTCTGCAGGGATTGCGATGATCATTGCCAACGGAAAGAATCCAGGCGTATTAGAAGAAATCTTCTCCGGCATTTTTAAGGGCACGCTCTTTTTGCCGGCAGAAAACAAATTGAACATGCGAAAAAAGTGGATTGGTTTTGTGTCCTCAGCAAAAGGATATGTGCGCGTGGATGACGGGGCCAAACTTGCACTATTGAAAAAGCAGAAGAGTCTGCTGCCGTCCGGAATTGTTGAAGTGCATGGAGAATTCAAAGCGAACGAGACAATTTCTATATTAGATATAAATAGCAAAGTGATTGCGAAAGGTGTCACTGGATTTTCTTCTACTGATCTTGGTAAAATTAAAGGAAAGAAGACAGGCGAGATCGAGAAAATTCTCAACCGCAAATCACATGACGAAGTGATTCATCGTGACAATTTAGTGCTTATCGGAGAATCATCGTGTTAG
- a CDS encoding phosphatase PAP2 family protein: protein MSHKIFLSLIVLIICESSLFAQNKYDFPQFGHETGDFIKQPSNWDGNDWLRLGMIGGTTFLTMQVDQPIRDAVLKDRSYFYSVPIEAGRIYGELYSPVVFFAGFAVHSLITNNMSTRKIAYEIGQASLYTGAITLIIKTAFGRARPFMNEGTSSYHPFSFRDDYHSFSGGHSATAFVISTILSRNAGPTWLKILAYLPAVLTPISRVYQDQHWMSDNVFGGALGYFVATWVVDTHEKKDKEFQSTSITPLINISIVVN from the coding sequence ATGAGCCATAAAATTTTCTTATCACTCATCGTTTTGATCATCTGCGAGTCTTCTCTCTTCGCACAAAACAAATACGATTTCCCTCAGTTCGGACACGAGACTGGTGATTTTATCAAACAACCGTCGAATTGGGACGGCAACGATTGGCTCAGACTCGGGATGATAGGTGGAACAACATTTTTAACAATGCAAGTTGATCAACCCATCCGCGATGCAGTTCTTAAAGACAGAAGTTATTTTTATAGCGTACCGATTGAGGCGGGCAGAATATATGGGGAACTCTATTCCCCGGTGGTGTTCTTTGCCGGTTTTGCTGTACATTCTTTGATAACGAATAATATGTCGACAAGGAAGATCGCTTATGAAATCGGACAGGCTTCATTGTATACGGGTGCAATTACCTTGATAATAAAAACTGCGTTCGGTAGAGCAAGACCGTTTATGAACGAAGGTACATCCAGTTATCACCCATTCTCATTTCGCGACGATTACCATTCGTTTTCCGGAGGACATTCAGCCACTGCATTTGTCATCTCAACCATCCTTTCCAGAAATGCCGGACCAACTTGGTTGAAAATTCTCGCATACTTACCGGCGGTACTCACACCAATTTCTCGAGTATACCAGGACCAGCACTGGATGTCTGATAATGTTTTCGGCGGCGCGCTCGGCTATTTTGTGGCCACATGGGTTGTCGATACTCATGAGAAAAAGGATAAAGAGTTTCAAAGTACTTCAATCACCCCTCTCATCAATATTAGTATTGTTGTAAACTAA
- a CDS encoding phosphatase PAP2 family protein, which produces MRHRILISLFLIVICGFSPYRAADLFAQDIASRDTVLGNKYNLSQFGHETWSFIKQPTKWDGGDWLRLGVMGGATFLTMQVDQPIRDAVMRDNKRYFYSVPIEGARMYGELYSPFVFFIGFAAHSLIADDMSTRKIAYEIGQASLYTGAVVLTLKSIIGRARPHDDLGRATYHPFTIMGDDYHSLPGGHTATAFVISTVLSRNVHPTWLKVLVYLPAIITPISRVYQDMHWTSDNILGGAIGYFIATWVVDIHEQNDSRVHVSSIFPLTVSITLN; this is translated from the coding sequence ATGCGGCATAGGATTCTTATATCACTTTTCCTTATTGTCATTTGCGGATTCTCTCCCTACAGAGCCGCAGATCTCTTCGCACAAGATATCGCTTCACGGGATACCGTACTGGGGAACAAATACAATTTGTCCCAATTCGGACACGAGACTTGGAGTTTTATTAAACAACCAACGAAATGGGACGGCGGCGATTGGCTCAGACTTGGTGTGATGGGCGGCGCGACATTTCTCACAATGCAAGTTGATCAGCCAATCCGCGATGCGGTTATGAGAGACAACAAACGATATTTCTACAGCGTACCAATTGAGGGAGCCAGAATGTATGGAGAACTGTATTCTCCATTTGTGTTCTTTATTGGCTTTGCTGCGCATTCTTTGATAGCGGACGATATGTCGACAAGGAAAATCGCTTATGAAATCGGACAGGCTTCACTCTATACGGGTGCAGTTGTTCTGACATTGAAATCTATCATTGGCAGAGCAAGACCTCATGACGATCTCGGGAGAGCGACATATCACCCTTTCACAATTATGGGCGATGATTATCATTCACTTCCTGGAGGACATACAGCCACTGCATTTGTCATCTCAACTGTGCTTTCCAGAAATGTTCATCCAACATGGTTGAAAGTACTCGTGTACTTACCGGCTATAATCACTCCCATCTCTCGAGTATATCAAGATATGCATTGGACATCAGATAATATTCTCGGCGGCGCAATTGGCTACTTTATCGCAACCTGGGTCGTCGATATCCATGAACAGAATGATTCGAGAGTGCACGTGTCTTCGATCTTTCCACTCACCGTCAGTATTACTCTCAATTAG